The DNA sequence cctgtggtttaatatttatataccccaaaatgaataataaaaagagaaaattgaaaccacaaggtactaacttgatataaaaatgaaaccatagggtactaacttgatacacttgaaaccacatggtactaaagtgagaaagtgcgaaaccacaggggggcatttgaagtttccccttgattaaataaatttcagaaagtgaaattttgaatttcacttTCGGACTGCCAAATTCCATTGAAAAGAACAACAGTGCAGAAATCAAGTTTAGCGTAAATAAAGATTAAAGACTTCCACCTGATTTTTTTTGGTTACTTCTAGCTTAAGCATGCGCTAATAGGAGGCCGGATGTATCCACATTTTAAATAGGGGAACCAAGGATCCCGAACCTTCTAAGGAAATTTTGCATACTTTTACCATATTATTCTTTGCACTAATGTCCTTTGTTAAACCAGAACGCAAATGGCCACTTAACAAATGATAAATTCAAAGTCTCTTATGTGGCGATGAGATGACAATTATGTAGGACATTTTTGTCCAAGTTGGAGGAACTCAAACCAAAAGGGGAAAATAttgcaataaaataaaaagggtaGGGACCAGATTGTAACTATCAAAAGCACAGGAACCAAAATGAGGCTGCACTAAAAGGTTGAAGATCCCCGATAATTTCCCTTCATGAGGCACATTACAAATTGCTAACACAAGGAGCAGGGTGATCGTCAAAGATTGGAACAAACAAATATAATGGAAAAGACTTACCTGCCCTTTGGGTTTGTGCCCTTGCGAAACCAAAGAAGGATGGTATCTTCGGCCAGTACATCCTGGTCATACAAAGTCCTCACAATTTCAGGAAATAGCTTCATTAGTTTTGCATCTTCATAACACTGGATCTGAATTTTGTATATAAGCTCTAGTTCCAGTTTTCCATTTGTACAAAACGCATTCAGAAGTTTGGCCCATGTTTTCACCTGTACAAGCAAAAAATAGAAACTCAAGAGACACAACATAGCACAACAGGAAATGCAAGAATATtaagataatttataaatttgggGATCTCGGGGAGCACCTTGAAGCAATCTCAATCATTAAAAAGTGTGCAAGAATAatgtttaattcaaattttgttatGATAATATATTCCAATATCCAAATTCATATTATCTTAAACATGACAGCGAGACAACATTAAAGTCACATGATAATGTATCTCAATATCCAAATTCCATATTATCTAAACACTACAGCAAGACGGTATTAAAGTCAAACATCCGCTATTATCTGAATGACATCTTATATTCTAGATAATTCTATCACCTTCACCTGCAAATTTTCATTGGTATTTATTTTCTCTATCTTAAGTCATATTCGTATATCCCAATGtcaaaatttgtattatttttgtcTAATATGTAATAAGGCCAATCAGTGTCTCATGCATAGCACGAGTTGCCAGCAAGTTGAATCAAACCCACGCAAACATTAAAAAAACATTTTATGCCAACAATAAGATGCAATTACATACAAGAAACCAAGTTGAATAAACAAAATAGGGTTAGTTGCATTGGCTGGCCACCGAACTTTTATCAAGGTTTCACTTTGCACCCTAATCTTTTAAAATGAACTTATGGCCCACGTAATCTTCTAGAAATATACAAAATCTGATGTTGATTTTTACTGATGAAGAAACAATACGAATGCCAGATAACCGATTTCACTCACATATGCacaaaagaaatgaattagagctTACAATTTAACAAAGCGAATAATTATACCTTCCGTAATCAAGCTCATATTAATAGCAAAATCTTTTTCAGGTGGAAAGGAACTTTCTTATGCCAAATTTCTTGTCAAAAGAAATTGACTAAACGTCCATAAGTCATCTTTCTCTCACTGAAGTGAACATCAAATGATGAATGAAAGATGCCAATTTGGCAAATTATTAGAAGTTCAGGGTACATTATGCTCACTTTCAAAGAAAAGGGGCCAAAGTGAAACTTTCGCAAATGCTCATGGGCTACTAGTGcaatcaaaccaaacaaaataacaCTGCCAGCTGAAGCTCTAGTATACCTAAATCAACATATTCAGTAACAGGCTTAATATAGACTACATTCCTGTGAAAGGATAATTAAATATGAGATGGTATTCGATGGTAGAATTGGGTTACAAGCCAACATCAAGACAAACGTCTGCTAACCAATGTATGTCTCTCTAGGCATAATTTCCATGGCCTATTAGCCTAACATGAAGATCAAAGCTAATCATTGTTCCTGAATATAAGTTTATAGCTAACATTTCTAGCTTTCCTTATCATTCATTAGGCTCCACATCCATTACTAGCTAATGCCCTCAAAGGGGGCATGCGACAGAGCCAATTAACATATTCAGCCAGATGATGATGTTGTTTTGAGAGGAAACAGAATTGAGTAGTGATTCCATGATGCATAAAAGTTCGATATTGTGTGCAGGACAGCAGAGGGGACTGCTCGCCAGCAAGGAAGAGAGGGGGCGGAGGGCTGCCTCTTTCTCTGCCGTGCAGAGAGCAGAGGGGATGTCCTCCGGCCTCTCACTTAAAAGTTGGGGAAGGGGAGCCCCCTCCCTCACCTGCTGGGTTGTAggattcacacacacacacacacacacacacacacagagcaTTTTGGTCCGAAATTCTAAAGGTGGTCCATTAGCGCAAAACAATGAAAAATTGGACTGAAGTTGCAAGGTAAGTAGATTTATCATGCAAAAACACCTTTATCATGTAACATTGGATTCCCACtaaattcactatatttattcCTATCTTTTGCATGTGCATCAACTTAGTGCATATGCACTACGTTGTAGCTTAGCTTGCTTGCAGGCTAGATCCACTTTTAGAATGTCGTACATTAGTATCGTCTATATCATCTCATTCTCTCATCTTATGCTAGTACTAAACAAGTCAAGACAATTTTATTTGAGCAGACACAGATCAGAATGAAAAATAGTGTCTTTCAGGCTAAACCTAAACTAAGCTAGACCTCCCTTTCGCACCATGCTTCAATTTCGAACCTCAGCCCAAACCAGCTTCTTGTTATttataactcaaatcaaactttATTAACAAGAAAAAAGGAAACTAGCTATTTCACTGTTCCTGCAAAGAGCAAAATTTTTCAAACAAACCAGTGGGAGAAACGTAATGACTCGCCAAACCATATTATACAACATAACAGCTAGGAAACTAGTTATATTCCAATATGACACCTGACAAATTTCAAGAAGTCCTCAAGTTTTACTTCACTAAAATACTTCTAGACTTAACAAGTCTAAATCTAAGTAgcaaagaatttctatcaaaagaaCTTTAACGATTTCATAATCTATTTCATACTGTCAAAAGAATCCAACTTCTAGTAATCAGAAAGCATTGTCTGCAATAATAAACTTTAATCTTCCTACAATTTAAAAACGGATATTAAAGAATGAAAGAGTTGATCAAAACTTTaagaaactataaattttttatatccaaacatAGATAAAAATAAGAGCTAACATGTTACAGGAATTGATGAATCATGTTAAGTAAGAGATAACTATTAACAGGATAACAAGAAAATATTATAGTAGCTCTAATCTCTGACACAACCCAATACTATCGCTATGATAAGGCAAAATAAAGCTGCAAAAAACAGAAAGATCTTGGGTAATTGACGAAGTTTATGCCTTAGAAGTGCTGGCAATCTAAAGATTCCAATTAACAAGTGCAGGTGAACTAATTGTGAGGAAATTTTCAGAATTTCTCAGGAGGGGTAGTTTCATAATTGTGGAAGGAACAAATGATACTAGAGTTCTAATTGTTGTCACAAGATAACTGAACTTTTACTTCCAATGTTACAAGCCAAGGTATAGTACCAGACCACTATTCAATAAGTTTTCTCAAGAGGGGCATTTCACATGTATCCTTCTAGATATAAACCTCGTGTAACATgtttaaatgttaaataattctACACAAgccccaaaattttaaattctctaTGTATGCCCCCGCTGTCAATTTCCACTAGTTTTATCAAGTAAACTGAGTACAGCAAATAGACATGGACACATTGGCTGGTTGAACAAAGAAATGACATAGCCGCATCACATATATATCCATTGGAATTTGGAAGTCTATCACATGCCATCAACAAGATAGAGGAAGGAAGGAGGCATCTAAAGTAGGTATTTTCGTCATTTCAGTCAAAGAAAGTGTATTGTCAAGCTAGATAACCCCAGGGTTATTCATGATAGGTAACTCCCAATTGCGATATTGGAATATTCCAAGGAATAAATGAGATGAACActtcaacagaaaaaaaataaactcttttcttcccaaaaaaaaaggtgtaaATACCAATCATAAACTTGCCTTCTATACCTCAAAATTGTAAGTTGGTTTCATACGAATGCCCTTGTATTTTGAAGTAGACACTGGCCTTAATCTACCATACACCTTAGCAGCACAAGTTCAAGATCCTAATACAACCATTGAATGCTTTCCGTAATTATATACAATAGCCAGAGATTACCTGACGAACTACAGCATTAGCATTCTGCTGCTGGTTTTTTCCAGACCACTGAACAGCATCCATCAACACATCCCACAGCATGCGCACGACATCCACATCGGGAAACTTAGCATCTTTAACCTGCTGTTTCACAGCCTCTATGACTTCAGATACGTCAGTCTCTTCTACTATTTCAGTTGTCAGTGCTGATTTGACCTCCTTCAGTTTGACTTCAAACATTTTCTTATCATTGTACTCAACAAGAGCGGTCAATCCTTCCTTGCTGGACTCATATATgcaaaaaagttaaataatttCAGCTTTTACACTCAAGGGGGAATGGTGAACTCTCCAATATATAGTGAATTTGATTAATTCAACATTCTAACAATCTAAGCAATCTCTGACATTCTTCAGGTTCTGTTTTTGTTATCTATGATGCATAGATGCTTCAATTTTAGTTGCCATATCCGTATCGGATATGTATCAGAAACCGACACTCACCCAGTATGTGTCCGATACTTCGTTGAGTATCCAacattttaaataattagaaaaatatacagATACATGAGGGATACTTGATGGATACACAAGGGATACTTGGGGGATATAGGGTTGGCACTTTTCTGGTCTAATTAGTAATTAGGGATGAAATGATTGTTAGGTAGCTTGGATCCAAAATCTTATTATATACATTATCTCACTTTACATTTGGATGACACCTGCATCAACCATCAAGGATTCATACTTGAGAAAACTCAAGATTAATATTACTCTGATTGATTTAGTTTCTTGATATATCAAAGCTTGACTATATATACGTCTTTGTGCAAGTTAGTGAGTTCATTTCTTTATGTTATTGAATCATCTTACTTCATATTAAAAGTTTTACTATATAGTGTTTCctataataacaataatatattaatcaaaaatcatttttcattatCGTATCCcccacattatatataataagtttTTTGGAATTCGTTGTATCGCTGTATCCGTGTCGTGACATATCCATATCCCGTGTCCGTATCTGTGCAAACTAGTTTGTTATGCTTGAATAAAACAAAGTACAAAAGCTAGGCAAGTGATCATCACCATTTTCTTAAACCAATCCTTtagattagaaaataataataataataactacacAATATCATATTTCTTCCATAGGTGGATGTTCATTAGATGGCAGTGTCTTGTTGCCAGACGGCACTTTGTATAGTCGTCAACCATATAATGAGAATCCAATAAAAGAAATGGTTTTCTCAACCTTCAAGCACTTTTGTTAGCTTTAAGAATTCAACAAGGCAAAAGCTGGGATTTGAAAAATTACCTAAAATGCTCAGAGAAAGTTTCAGAGGAGCGCTTTACAGCTGGGAAGAATTCAAGTAGATTATCCTCCATTTTGCCTCTCTTCAAAAGAGATATAAGATCGTCGAAAGTGTTGTCCTTGAGATATTCCTTGAAAAAATAGGTAACAAATGAAAGCACTAGCCCCTTGGCAACAAGACTATCCTTGAGCAATGGCTGGAACACAGTCTCAGGTGGAAGGCCAGAAAGCTTCTGAGAGAATGTGAGAGCCGTAAAGATAGAAagcttcttcctctcattctcctcAAACAGCTCCAAAGATTGAAGAAATCTGCGCATAACATTTTCAAGGTTCTTTATCAAGAATGGCCTCCTGCGCAGGATCTTCTGTATGTAGAGAACAGATGGCAAGATAGTTTCACGCTTTGCCTCACAATCTAGAACAGAATATGGGTGCCTCTCCCCTTCTTCAGGCTTTATAGTGCCAGTTTGAGTACGGCCACCAGTGAAGACAACCTGCAGTTAAGAAAACAGCTTAACATTATTACAATGATGAAAAGCATTTCCAGAAATATGGAGCCTGTCCAACTgatttaaaatatctttaagACCTGTAGGTCATTTTCAGTTTCATAGTTCATGTTACAGCACCAATAACATGTTTCAACTCCTGAGCTATGTTGCGCAAATACGGATACAGGGATATGAATACGACACAATACGGATACGGCGATACGACAATTCCTAAAACTTCTAGGATACGATACACGGGATAtacttgaataaaattttattttaaatatatttaaatacatGTTGATTgtatgtaatgatatattgaggATAATCGGGGTATCTGAATTGtattaaggaatatattttgatatacattAACTTGCATAATTGTTTTAcatatgttcataaaaaaaatataatcaatcgtacgaaaaaataattcaaaagtattaaccaactatcatccaacttgattaaatgataacaataaatatttagtcgcacaaactagataattagccatGAAACATATATGTCTGTTTAatttaatagaagaaaaaaaatcattctctATGGCCTTTGTTGATTAGTgctaggttgacaaattagatgaaagtAAAAGAGAAGTGGTGAAGGACTAAACCATAGCTTAATACTATGTGGAGATAGAACGAGAGAGAGCACCTCCAACCATTCAAAAGCAAAAAGATAGAAGAAATGACAAATTGAAAAGATATTgacatctttctctctttttcttatttccaaTGGGTTTGGATgtgaaaaattttgaactccgatcatttcaaataaaaaaagaatccGGTCGTATCCCCCAGTGTCCCCCCGTATTCTTCCCGTATCCGAACCGtatccaatatttttttatttttaaaaatgccgGATACTTTATTCCTATATCGGACATGTATCAGGGGTGCATCGGTATCCGTACGTATCCAATACGAGTACAGcataaaatttgaagtatccATGCTTCATAGCTCCTGAGaaattaagtaatatttttatcaaaaaagcATAATTACAAGTCTGACATTAGGACAAATTCAGCATGGCTAAAAAGTTATGTATGCAGCAAAAATTTGGGAAGGCtggaaaagaaatgaaaatagCTCGGT is a window from the Ananas comosus cultivar F153 unplaced genomic scaffold, ASM154086v1, whole genome shotgun sequence genome containing:
- the LOC109704663 gene encoding basic leucine zipper and W2 domain-containing protein 2-like isoform X2; this translates as MSSKERPTLGGARIKTRKRNIAAPLDPAAFADAVVQIYLDNAGDLELVAKSIESSDLNFSRYGDTFFEVVFTGGRTQTGTIKPEEGERHPYSVLDCEAKRETILPSVLYIQKILRRRPFLIKNLENVMRRFLQSLELFEENERKKLSIFTALTFSQKLSGLPPETVFQPLLKDSLVAKGLVLSFVTYFFKEYLKDNTFDDLISLLKRGKMEDNLLEFFPAVKRSSETFSEHFSKEGLTALVEYNDKKMFEVKLKEVKSALTTEIVEETDVSEVIEAVKQQVKDAKFPDVDVVRMLWDVLMDAVQWSGKNQQQNANAVVRQVKTWAKLLNAFCTNGKLELELIYKIQIQCYEDAKLMKLFPEIVRTLYDQDVLAEDTILLWFRKGTNPKGR
- the LOC109704663 gene encoding basic leucine zipper and W2 domain-containing protein 2-like isoform X1 codes for the protein MQWSRYTWIMLVIWNLLPKVSNPQISTSHVTAIPFLRSYEAWILQILCCTRIGYVVFTGGRTQTGTIKPEEGERHPYSVLDCEAKRETILPSVLYIQKILRRRPFLIKNLENVMRRFLQSLELFEENERKKLSIFTALTFSQKLSGLPPETVFQPLLKDSLVAKGLVLSFVTYFFKEYLKDNTFDDLISLLKRGKMEDNLLEFFPAVKRSSETFSEHFSKEGLTALVEYNDKKMFEVKLKEVKSALTTEIVEETDVSEVIEAVKQQVKDAKFPDVDVVRMLWDVLMDAVQWSGKNQQQNANAVVRQVKTWAKLLNAFCTNGKLELELIYKIQIQCYEDAKLMKLFPEIVRTLYDQDVLAEDTILLWFRKGTNPKGR